A genome region from Arthrobacter sp. SLBN-100 includes the following:
- the kynA gene encoding tryptophan 2,3-dioxygenase, producing MSVEKNTRKLDEGIVSDFSSRMSYASYLQLPTLLSAQQPVSQPEHHDEMLFIIQHQTTELWLKLVLHELRSTAVWLRDDDLGSALKGIARVKHIQKTLTEQWSVLATLTPTEYSQFRGFLGHASGFQSSQYRAVEFILGNKNGKMLSVFESDPEAHAMLEQLLNAPSIYDEFLAYLARQGFDVPRSVLERDVTQAHEFRPELVPLFKHIYENASDNWAAYEACEELVDLEDNFQLWRFRHLRTVQRTIGMKTGTGGSSGAAFLQKALELTFFPELFAVRTEIGQ from the coding sequence GTGTCCGTTGAGAAGAACACCAGGAAACTGGACGAAGGCATTGTCAGTGATTTCAGCTCGCGGATGAGTTATGCCTCCTACCTGCAGCTGCCAACCCTGCTGAGCGCACAGCAACCCGTCAGCCAGCCGGAACACCACGATGAAATGCTCTTCATCATCCAGCACCAGACCACCGAGCTGTGGCTCAAACTGGTATTGCATGAGCTGCGCAGCACGGCCGTCTGGCTCCGGGACGATGACCTGGGTTCGGCGCTCAAGGGCATTGCGCGGGTCAAGCACATCCAGAAAACCCTCACCGAACAGTGGTCGGTGCTGGCCACCCTGACGCCCACCGAGTACTCCCAGTTCCGCGGCTTCCTGGGCCATGCCTCCGGGTTCCAGTCGAGCCAGTACCGCGCCGTGGAGTTCATCCTGGGCAACAAGAACGGCAAAATGCTTTCGGTCTTCGAGTCCGATCCGGAGGCCCACGCCATGTTGGAACAACTGCTTAATGCACCGAGTATCTATGACGAATTCCTGGCCTATCTGGCCCGCCAGGGGTTCGACGTGCCGCGGTCTGTGCTGGAACGGGATGTCACCCAGGCCCACGAATTCAGGCCCGAGCTCGTTCCACTGTTCAAGCACATCTACGAGAACGCCTCGGACAACTGGGCTGCGTACGAAGCCTGCGAGGAGCTGGTGGACCTGGAGGACAACTTCCAGCTCTGGCGCTTCCGGCACTTGCGCACGGTGCAACGGACCATCGGCATGAAGACGGGGACCGGCGGCTCCAGCGGTGCTGCGTTCCTGCAGAAGGCCCTCGAACTGACGTTCTTCCCCGAACTATTCGCAGTCAGGACGGAGATCGGCCAGTGA
- a CDS encoding kynureninase: MSTQQQPIARSAADAGTSLQQRAAELDRQDPLAHYRSLFIGTDTPLSYLDGNSLGRPLKRTAEDIGAFIRDGWGGRLIRGWDEEWLELPQAIGDQLGRAVLGAAPGQTIIADSTTVVLYKLIRAALTAVADPDRNELVLDTGNFPTDRYLVEGIALEEGLTLRWIETDPAAGVTVDQVHQVAGPRTAVVLLSHIAYRSGHVADLPAITEAVHDAGALVVWDLCHSAGSVELALDGAGVDFAAGCTYKYLNGGPGSPAFAYVNQRHLASLNQPIWGWMGRKDAFEMAAGYEPAPGIRGFLSGTPAIFGMLAMRGTLDLIEEATMAAIREKSVRLTAFAIDIFDALLAPLGAELSTPREPGERGSHITLDHPAFAKETVAGLWEGGVIPDFRAPHGIRVGLSPLSTSFEEVLHGMLAIRDRLEG, encoded by the coding sequence GTGAGCACCCAGCAACAGCCCATTGCACGAAGCGCAGCAGACGCAGGAACGTCCCTGCAGCAGCGCGCGGCCGAACTCGACCGGCAGGACCCGCTCGCGCATTACCGGAGCCTTTTCATTGGTACTGACACACCCCTGTCCTACCTTGACGGAAACTCCCTGGGCCGGCCGCTCAAGCGGACGGCGGAGGACATCGGCGCCTTTATCCGCGATGGCTGGGGCGGCCGCCTGATCCGGGGCTGGGACGAGGAATGGCTGGAGCTGCCCCAGGCCATCGGTGACCAGCTGGGCCGGGCAGTGCTGGGCGCGGCGCCCGGGCAGACCATCATTGCCGATTCCACCACCGTGGTCCTGTACAAACTGATCCGCGCAGCCCTCACGGCGGTGGCGGACCCGGACCGGAACGAACTGGTCCTGGACACCGGGAACTTCCCCACGGACCGCTACCTCGTTGAAGGCATCGCCCTCGAGGAAGGCCTGACGCTTCGCTGGATCGAAACGGATCCTGCCGCCGGGGTGACCGTAGACCAGGTGCACCAGGTAGCGGGGCCGCGCACCGCCGTCGTACTTTTGAGCCACATCGCCTACCGTTCCGGCCATGTGGCGGACCTGCCGGCGATCACCGAAGCAGTGCACGACGCCGGGGCCCTCGTTGTGTGGGATCTTTGCCACTCCGCGGGGTCGGTGGAGCTGGCCCTGGACGGCGCGGGCGTGGACTTCGCTGCCGGCTGCACGTACAAGTACCTCAACGGCGGGCCTGGGTCGCCCGCGTTCGCCTACGTGAACCAGCGCCACCTCGCCTCGCTCAACCAGCCCATCTGGGGGTGGATGGGCCGCAAGGACGCGTTCGAGATGGCGGCCGGGTATGAGCCGGCTCCCGGCATCCGCGGATTCCTCAGCGGGACGCCGGCCATTTTCGGCATGCTCGCCATGCGCGGCACGCTGGACCTCATCGAGGAGGCAACCATGGCTGCCATCCGGGAGAAGTCGGTGCGGCTCACCGCCTTCGCCATTGACATCTTCGACGCCTTGCTGGCACCGCTGGGTGCGGAACTTTCCACGCCCCGGGAGCCGGGGGAGCGGGGCAGCCACATCACCCTGGACCATCCCGCCTTCGCCAAGGAAACAGTGGCGGGACTCTGGGAGGGGGGCGTGATCCCGGACTTCCGCGCACCCCATGGCATCCGGGTGGGACTCTCGCCGTTGAGCACCAGCTTCGAGGAGGTCCTGCACGGCATGTTGGCAATCCGGGACCGGCTGGAGGGCTGA
- the rpsO gene encoding 30S ribosomal protein S15 has translation MALEAAVKQSIIKEYATVEGDTGSPEVQVAVLTQRIKDLTEHMKEHKHDYHTQRGLLAMVGRRKRMLSYLKKTDIARYRSLIERLGLRR, from the coding sequence GTGGCACTTGAAGCCGCTGTAAAGCAGTCCATCATCAAGGAATACGCAACCGTAGAAGGCGACACCGGTTCACCGGAGGTCCAGGTTGCAGTCCTGACCCAGCGGATCAAGGATCTGACTGAGCACATGAAGGAGCACAAGCACGACTACCACACCCAGCGCGGTCTGCTGGCCATGGTTGGTCGCCGCAAGCGCATGCTGAGCTACCTCAAGAAGACCGACATCGCCCGCTACCGTTCGCTCATCGAGCGCCTCGGCCTGCGCCGCTAG
- a CDS encoding polyribonucleotide nucleotidyltransferase translates to MEGPEIQFSEAVIDNGRFGKRVIRFETGRLAKQAAGAAMVYIDDDTALLSATTAGKHPREGFDFFPLTVDVEERMYAAGRIPGSFFRREGRPSTEAILACRLMDRPLRPAFVKGLRNEVQIVVTVLAINPDELYDVVAINASSMSTQLSGLPFSGPIGGVRVALVADENGSQWVAFPKHSQLENSVFNMVVAGRIAGDDVAIMMVEAEATDNSWNLIKEQGATAPTEEVVSEGLEAAKPFIKALCDAQADLAARAAKPTVEFPVFLDYEDDVYAAVEAAATEKLTAVFQIADKTERNDASDALKDEVTAALAGQFEGREKELSAAFRSVTKQVVRQRILKDQVRIDGRGLTDIRQLTAEVEVLPRVHGSAIFERGETQIMGVTTLNMLKMEQQIDSLSPVKTKRYMHNYNFPPYSTGETGRVGSPKRREIGHGALAERALVPVLPSREEFPYAIRQVSEALSSNGSTSMGSVCASTLSMLNAGVPLKAAVAGIAMGLVSDQVDGQTRYAALTDILGAEDAFGDMDFKVAGTSEFVTAIQLDTKLDGIPASVLAAALKQAREARLHILEVMDSAIDTPDELSEFAPRVIAVKIPVDKIGEVIGPKGKMINQIQEDTGADISIEDDGTVYIGATNGPSAEAARSAINAIANPQVPEIGERYLGTVVKTTTFGAFVSLTPGKDGLLHISELRKLANGKRVDNVEDVVSVGQKVQVEITKIDDRGKLSLAPVVAEEEGAEDETERAHTTEPAEGADV, encoded by the coding sequence TTGGAGGGTCCCGAAATCCAGTTCTCGGAAGCAGTCATTGACAATGGCCGTTTCGGCAAGCGCGTAATCCGCTTCGAAACCGGCCGCCTTGCCAAGCAGGCAGCCGGCGCAGCAATGGTGTACATCGACGATGACACCGCACTGCTGTCCGCCACCACTGCCGGCAAGCACCCGCGTGAAGGCTTTGACTTCTTCCCGCTGACGGTCGACGTCGAAGAGCGTATGTACGCTGCCGGCCGCATCCCGGGCTCGTTCTTCCGCCGCGAAGGCCGCCCGTCCACCGAAGCCATCCTGGCCTGCCGCCTGATGGACCGCCCGCTGCGTCCGGCGTTCGTGAAGGGCCTGCGCAACGAGGTCCAGATCGTGGTGACCGTCCTGGCTATCAACCCGGACGAGCTCTACGACGTGGTGGCCATCAACGCCTCTTCCATGTCCACCCAGCTTTCCGGCCTGCCGTTCTCCGGCCCGATCGGCGGCGTCCGCGTTGCCTTGGTCGCCGACGAAAACGGATCCCAGTGGGTTGCTTTCCCCAAGCACTCCCAGCTGGAAAACTCCGTGTTCAACATGGTCGTTGCGGGCCGCATCGCCGGTGACGACGTCGCCATCATGATGGTTGAAGCGGAAGCTACCGACAACTCGTGGAACCTCATCAAGGAACAGGGCGCCACCGCCCCCACCGAAGAGGTCGTCTCAGAGGGCCTCGAGGCTGCCAAGCCGTTCATCAAGGCACTGTGTGACGCCCAGGCCGACCTCGCCGCCCGCGCCGCCAAGCCGACGGTCGAATTCCCGGTCTTCCTGGACTACGAGGACGACGTTTACGCCGCTGTTGAGGCTGCTGCCACTGAGAAGCTGACGGCTGTCTTCCAGATTGCGGACAAGACGGAGCGCAACGACGCGTCTGACGCGTTGAAGGACGAAGTCACCGCTGCCCTGGCCGGCCAGTTCGAGGGCCGCGAGAAGGAGCTGTCCGCAGCATTCCGCTCAGTCACCAAGCAGGTTGTGCGCCAGCGCATCCTCAAGGACCAGGTCCGCATTGACGGCCGTGGCCTGACGGACATCCGCCAGCTCACCGCCGAGGTTGAGGTCCTGCCCCGCGTCCACGGTTCGGCCATCTTCGAACGCGGCGAGACCCAGATCATGGGTGTCACCACGCTGAACATGCTGAAGATGGAACAGCAGATCGACTCGCTGTCGCCGGTGAAGACCAAGCGCTACATGCACAACTACAACTTCCCGCCGTACTCCACCGGCGAGACCGGCCGCGTGGGTTCGCCCAAGCGCCGCGAAATCGGCCACGGTGCACTGGCAGAGCGCGCACTTGTGCCTGTGCTGCCGTCCCGCGAGGAATTCCCGTACGCCATCCGCCAGGTATCTGAGGCCCTCAGCTCCAACGGTTCGACGTCGATGGGTTCCGTCTGCGCCTCCACCCTGTCGATGCTGAACGCCGGTGTGCCCCTGAAGGCCGCCGTCGCCGGTATCGCGATGGGCCTGGTCTCCGACCAGGTGGACGGTCAGACCCGCTACGCGGCACTGACGGACATCCTTGGCGCCGAAGATGCCTTCGGCGACATGGACTTCAAGGTTGCCGGTACCTCCGAGTTCGTCACGGCCATCCAGCTGGACACCAAACTCGATGGCATCCCCGCCTCGGTCCTGGCAGCAGCCCTGAAGCAGGCCCGCGAAGCACGCCTGCACATCCTTGAGGTGATGGACTCAGCCATCGACACCCCGGACGAGCTCTCCGAGTTCGCACCGCGCGTCATCGCTGTGAAGATCCCCGTGGACAAGATCGGCGAGGTCATCGGCCCCAAGGGCAAGATGATCAACCAGATCCAGGAAGACACCGGCGCCGACATCTCCATCGAGGACGACGGCACGGTCTACATTGGCGCCACCAACGGCCCGTCCGCAGAAGCAGCACGGTCGGCCATCAACGCCATCGCGAACCCGCAGGTCCCGGAAATCGGCGAGCGTTACCTGGGTACGGTCGTCAAGACCACCACCTTCGGTGCCTTCGTATCGCTGACCCCGGGCAAGGACGGCCTCCTGCACATCTCCGAGCTGCGCAAGCTGGCCAACGGCAAGCGCGTGGACAACGTCGAAGACGTTGTCTCGGTGGGCCAGAAGGTCCAGGTGGAGATCACCAAGATCGACGACCGTGGAAAGCTCTCGCTCGCCCCGGTGGTTGCCGAGGAAGAAGGCGCCGAGGACGAGACCGAGCGCGCCCACACCACGGAACCTGCTGAAGGCGCTGACGTCTAG
- a CDS encoding M16 family metallopeptidase, which yields MTVVPLPLEQNHRGDTLVHGSDGGSEVRRSVLPGGVRVLTEAMPGQRSATIGFWVGVGSRDEAPGQHGSTHFLEHLLFKGTRRRTALEIASAFDEVGGESNAATAKESTCYFARVLDTDLPMAIDVIADMITGAVLDPAEMEQERDVILEEIAMDSDDPTDVAHEHFVSAVLGNHPLGRPIGGTPDAIKGVARDSVWEHYRRYYRPDELVITAAGGLEHDIVCDLVVDALESAGWSLKTDAAPVERRSTDRALITGTAGLHVVKRAVEQANIIMGCPTIVATDDRRYVMSVLNAVLGGGMSSRLFQEIREKRGLVYSTYSFASSYADAGYFGMYAGCTPSKVRQVLDLLSIELEKLAEHGISDDELRKAVGQLGGGIVLALEDTGSRMSRLGRAELVSGEYQDIDETLRLIKAVTAEQVQDLAAELAAAPRTVTVVGPFEETEKFGL from the coding sequence ATGACTGTTGTACCCCTGCCGCTTGAGCAGAATCACCGCGGCGACACCCTGGTCCACGGTTCCGACGGCGGTTCCGAAGTCCGGCGTTCCGTGCTGCCCGGCGGAGTGCGGGTGCTGACCGAGGCGATGCCGGGGCAGCGCTCTGCAACCATCGGCTTTTGGGTAGGCGTCGGCTCACGGGATGAGGCGCCCGGACAGCACGGCTCCACCCACTTCCTGGAACATCTCCTGTTCAAAGGGACCAGGCGCCGCACCGCCCTGGAAATCGCATCGGCCTTTGATGAGGTGGGCGGCGAGTCGAATGCGGCCACGGCCAAGGAAAGCACCTGCTACTTCGCGCGGGTCCTGGATACGGATCTGCCCATGGCCATCGACGTCATTGCTGACATGATCACCGGAGCGGTCCTGGACCCCGCTGAGATGGAGCAGGAACGGGACGTCATCCTTGAGGAAATCGCCATGGACAGCGACGACCCCACCGACGTGGCCCACGAACACTTTGTCTCAGCCGTACTCGGCAACCACCCCTTGGGCCGACCCATCGGCGGCACCCCGGACGCCATCAAGGGCGTGGCCCGCGACTCCGTGTGGGAGCACTACCGGCGGTATTACCGCCCTGACGAACTGGTAATCACCGCGGCCGGCGGGCTGGAGCACGACATAGTCTGCGACCTGGTGGTGGATGCCCTCGAATCCGCGGGCTGGTCGTTGAAAACCGACGCCGCACCCGTCGAGCGGCGGTCCACCGACCGGGCGCTCATCACTGGTACCGCAGGCCTGCACGTGGTCAAGCGGGCGGTGGAACAGGCGAACATCATCATGGGCTGCCCTACGATCGTGGCCACCGACGACCGGCGTTATGTCATGAGCGTCCTGAACGCAGTGCTCGGCGGAGGCATGTCCTCGCGCCTTTTCCAGGAGATCCGCGAGAAGCGTGGCCTGGTGTACTCCACGTATTCATTCGCGTCCTCCTACGCAGATGCCGGCTACTTCGGCATGTACGCCGGGTGTACGCCCTCCAAGGTGCGCCAGGTCCTGGACCTGCTGTCCATCGAGCTGGAGAAGCTCGCCGAGCATGGAATTTCCGACGACGAGCTCCGCAAGGCCGTGGGCCAGCTAGGCGGCGGCATCGTGCTGGCCCTGGAGGACACCGGCTCCCGGATGTCCCGGCTGGGCCGCGCCGAACTCGTTTCAGGTGAGTACCAGGACATCGACGAAACACTGCGGCTCATCAAGGCTGTAACGGCCGAGCAGGTCCAGGATCTTGCGGCGGAGCTGGCGGCTGCACCCCGAACCGTCACCGTCGTGGGGCCATTCGAGGAGACCGAGAAGTTCGGGCTCTGA
- a CDS encoding DUF1579 family protein has product MERTPPSRAPGALAGFLGHWRGSTRFAAGPWGPERTVDAEVTYTPVAGGSAVVQSYRHLEPDGSHFEGHGIFTLDPDHQDVFWYYVDNVSPAPAAPARCMWHNGALKVERRGGSGWTRHTLRVDGEVLTHVTELRTRGDKAAGDNGTQEESGGADGTGSAYIPFMTSSFQRS; this is encoded by the coding sequence GTGGAACGGACCCCGCCCAGCCGCGCGCCGGGAGCCTTGGCCGGCTTCCTGGGCCACTGGCGGGGGAGCACCCGGTTCGCTGCCGGTCCTTGGGGGCCCGAACGGACCGTTGATGCCGAGGTCACGTATACCCCGGTGGCTGGCGGGTCTGCCGTCGTGCAGAGTTACCGCCATCTTGAACCGGATGGGAGTCACTTTGAAGGCCATGGCATTTTCACTCTGGATCCCGACCACCAGGACGTTTTTTGGTATTACGTGGACAACGTAAGCCCGGCACCGGCCGCCCCAGCGCGCTGCATGTGGCACAACGGGGCCCTTAAGGTGGAACGCCGTGGCGGTTCCGGGTGGACCCGTCATACGCTGCGGGTCGACGGCGAGGTGCTCACGCATGTGACAGAGCTGCGCACCCGTGGCGACAAGGCCGCGGGGGACAACGGGACTCAGGAGGAATCCGGTGGGGCCGACGGGACTGGTTCTGCCTACATCCCGTTTATGACCTCATCGTTCCAGCGGAGCTGA
- a CDS encoding HNH endonuclease signature motif containing protein: MEADSAGDAVSAATLFAAAPADPMPRTAASAQIVSASMDDVGMGSGAGTAAVMEGIHASIAGLDALFVEDAALATGANAATDVDVWQRQYEIRLERMSVVKQLEAQLAAVKARDAAEAVEIQHAMTPPEAPVHERTFTEMSAIEEIAGVLTVSSGAAGALVTQARQLTSLPLAMEALSAGSISWMQAKIIADETEGLGSAGAAALVEHVLDPNPVRGAAAGELVPSRFRSRVRGWRERHHPESFEKRHTKCAADRRMEYTPDRDGMAWLSLYLPADQASAIWNRATALARGLQGPEEPRTMTQLRPDIAAHLLLSPALSPAPESTAADFSTEENTDAPLGVASVSVMDRPDDAAGTGATDDGASTGSTGHEATNTVHLASAGHEETDRSAYTDLANVPVPKVDVLVTVPVFALLGLTDEPAVLDGHGPIPASMARKLVADGASSFYRVLVDPRDGAPLEIGRTSYRLTKAMKKALQFRDGKCTFPGCNNPSLDNDTDHLTAWQHGGTTGISNLAQLCPKHHRLKHNKPWIPTPATNHEPPGWTSPTGRHYKSEQPDREPPQWPPGYLPGQTPGVQVVETPGVRPAEKSPLEAALVGLLTG; encoded by the coding sequence ATGGAGGCGGATTCGGCAGGCGACGCGGTAAGTGCGGCAACGCTGTTTGCTGCCGCACCGGCTGATCCGATGCCCCGAACAGCCGCCTCCGCCCAAATTGTCAGTGCCTCGATGGACGATGTTGGTATGGGAAGCGGCGCGGGCACGGCAGCAGTGATGGAGGGCATCCATGCCTCCATTGCTGGCTTGGATGCGCTGTTTGTGGAGGACGCCGCCTTGGCTACCGGCGCTAATGCCGCTACTGATGTGGATGTGTGGCAGCGCCAGTATGAGATCCGTCTGGAACGGATGTCGGTAGTGAAGCAGTTGGAAGCACAGCTCGCCGCGGTCAAGGCCCGCGACGCCGCCGAGGCCGTTGAAATCCAACACGCCATGACCCCACCGGAAGCGCCCGTGCACGAACGGACATTTACCGAGATGTCGGCCATCGAGGAAATCGCCGGCGTCCTGACCGTGAGCTCCGGGGCTGCCGGGGCGCTCGTCACCCAGGCCCGGCAACTCACCTCCCTGCCGTTGGCCATGGAGGCGCTGTCCGCCGGAAGCATCTCCTGGATGCAGGCGAAAATCATTGCCGACGAAACAGAAGGCCTCGGCTCCGCCGGAGCGGCCGCCCTCGTGGAGCATGTCCTGGACCCGAACCCCGTCCGTGGAGCCGCCGCCGGTGAACTCGTACCGTCTCGGTTCCGGTCCCGAGTCCGCGGCTGGCGCGAACGCCACCACCCCGAATCCTTCGAGAAACGCCACACCAAATGCGCCGCGGACCGGCGCATGGAATACACGCCGGACCGCGATGGCATGGCCTGGCTCTCGCTCTACCTGCCCGCGGACCAGGCCTCAGCCATCTGGAACCGCGCCACCGCCCTCGCCCGCGGCCTCCAGGGCCCCGAAGAACCGCGCACCATGACACAACTACGCCCCGACATCGCCGCCCACCTGCTCCTCAGCCCAGCACTCAGCCCCGCCCCGGAAAGCACCGCGGCAGACTTCAGCACCGAAGAGAACACCGACGCCCCGCTCGGAGTGGCCTCCGTGTCCGTCATGGACCGGCCCGATGACGCCGCCGGCACCGGTGCCACCGACGACGGCGCCTCTACCGGCTCCACCGGACATGAAGCTACAAACACCGTCCACCTCGCCTCCGCCGGGCACGAGGAAACCGACCGCAGCGCTTACACCGATCTCGCGAATGTCCCGGTACCGAAGGTGGACGTCCTCGTCACGGTCCCAGTGTTCGCACTCCTCGGCCTCACCGACGAACCCGCCGTCCTCGACGGCCACGGTCCCATCCCCGCCTCCATGGCCCGCAAACTCGTCGCCGATGGCGCCAGCTCCTTCTACCGGGTGCTCGTCGACCCGCGCGACGGTGCACCGCTGGAAATCGGCCGCACCAGCTACCGCCTCACCAAAGCCATGAAAAAGGCACTACAGTTCAGGGACGGCAAATGCACCTTCCCCGGCTGCAACAACCCGTCCTTGGACAACGACACGGACCACCTCACCGCTTGGCAACACGGCGGGACCACCGGGATCAGCAACCTGGCCCAACTCTGCCCAAAACACCACCGCCTCAAACACAACAAGCCTTGGATACCCACACCGGCCACAAATCACGAACCACCCGGCTGGACCTCACCCACAGGCCGGCACTACAAATCCGAACAACCCGACAGGGAACCGCCACAATGGCCACCTGGCTATCTGCCTGGCCAAACACCCGGGGTTCAGGTCGTGGAGACGCCCGGAGTCAGGCCCGCGGAAAAGAGCCCCCTGGAAGCTGCACTTGTGGGCCTGCTAACCGGCTGA
- a CDS encoding MoaD/ThiS family protein, with product MNVRYFAAARAAAGVEEERFELGPGSSVADLLEAVLSVERPEPPAGTPPLPRILSRSSFLLNEVAVRDHSVVLQADDVVDVLPPFAGG from the coding sequence TTGAACGTACGTTACTTCGCTGCCGCACGCGCCGCGGCAGGCGTGGAGGAAGAGCGCTTCGAACTGGGGCCGGGCTCCAGTGTTGCCGACCTTCTGGAGGCCGTACTTTCTGTGGAGCGGCCTGAACCTCCTGCCGGTACTCCCCCTCTGCCCCGCATCCTGTCGCGAAGCAGTTTCCTGCTCAATGAAGTCGCGGTGCGGGATCATTCGGTCGTCCTGCAGGCCGACGACGTAGTGGATGTGCTGCCCCCGTTCGCCGGAGGCTAG
- the moaA gene encoding GTP 3',8-cyclase MoaA has translation MSVQLGMPQPAEEAAAALPSVPAARPADAPAGLADRYGRRATDMRLSLTDKCNLRCTYCMPAEGLEWLAKQAVMSAEEIVGIVRIGVEQLGVRELRLTGGEPLVRHDLVDIITSLRRNHPDLPISMTTNGVGLAKKAAALKAAGLTRINVSLDSLHEETFTKLTRRPFLDQVLAGVDAAWAAGLGPVKLNAVLMRGINDAEAPSLLAWALDRGYELRFIEQMPLDADHGWTRRNMITAAEIRQLLSSDFVLSPDPRARDGAPAERFEVRRRVAGSVSGPLLGTVGIIASVTEPFCSDCRRTRITAEGKIMSCLFSREEFDLLGLLRSGASDEALGQRWQDAMWLKPKAHGMDHVGLDAPDFVQPDRSMSAIGG, from the coding sequence ATGAGTGTCCAGCTAGGTATGCCCCAGCCGGCGGAGGAAGCAGCCGCAGCGTTGCCGTCCGTCCCTGCTGCGCGCCCCGCCGATGCTCCGGCCGGGCTGGCCGACCGGTACGGCCGCCGTGCCACGGACATGAGGCTGTCCCTGACCGACAAATGCAACCTTCGGTGCACCTACTGCATGCCTGCCGAAGGGCTGGAGTGGCTCGCGAAGCAGGCGGTGATGTCGGCGGAGGAGATCGTCGGGATCGTCAGGATCGGCGTCGAGCAGCTGGGAGTCCGCGAGCTGAGGCTCACCGGCGGTGAACCGCTGGTGCGGCACGACCTCGTGGACATCATCACTTCGCTGCGACGGAATCATCCCGATCTGCCGATCTCCATGACGACCAACGGCGTGGGCCTGGCGAAGAAGGCCGCGGCCTTGAAAGCGGCCGGCCTGACGCGCATCAACGTGTCCCTTGACTCCCTGCACGAGGAAACCTTCACCAAGCTGACCCGCAGGCCGTTCCTGGACCAGGTGCTGGCCGGGGTGGACGCGGCCTGGGCGGCCGGTCTTGGGCCGGTCAAGCTCAACGCAGTACTGATGCGGGGCATTAACGACGCCGAGGCGCCGTCCCTGCTGGCCTGGGCGCTGGACCGCGGCTACGAACTGCGGTTCATTGAGCAGATGCCGCTCGACGCAGACCATGGCTGGACGCGGCGGAACATGATCACGGCCGCCGAGATCCGTCAGCTGCTCTCGTCGGACTTTGTCCTCAGCCCGGATCCGCGCGCCCGTGACGGCGCCCCGGCGGAACGCTTTGAAGTACGACGGCGGGTGGCTGGGTCTGTTTCCGGTCCCTTGCTGGGAACGGTGGGGATTATTGCCTCCGTGACCGAGCCGTTCTGCTCAGACTGCCGCAGGACCCGGATCACTGCCGAGGGCAAGATTATGAGCTGCCTGTTCTCGCGTGAGGAGTTCGACCTGCTGGGCCTCCTGCGCTCAGGCGCCAGCGACGAAGCCCTCGGCCAGCGGTGGCAGGACGCCATGTGGCTCAAGCCTAAAGCCCACGGAATGGACCACGTGGGACTTGACGCTCCGGACTTCGTCCAGCCGGACCGCAGCATGAGCGCCATCGGGGGCTGA